TGCAACGGCTGCGCGACGGGGATACGGCCAGCAACCAGCACGGCTGGCAGTGGACGGCTGGCTGCGGAACGGATGCCGCACCCTTCTACCGTGTCTTCAACCCGGTGCTTCAAGGCCAGAAATTCGATCCCGACGGCGACTACATCCGTCGGTGGGTGCCCGAACTTGCCAGCTTCGACGCCAAATCAGTGCACGAACCGTGGAAGCTCGCCGGGACACTGGCGTGGCCAGCCGATTGCGAGTACCCAGAGCGCGTCGTTGATCACTTCGTTGAACGCGACGAGGCCCTCCGACGGTTCAGCGCACTGCCACCGCGCGCCTGATGCCTGACCCAGCCGACCGACGGATTCCGCGAGCATACCGACGGCGTGTGCTTGCGCTTGGAATGCCCGATGCGCTGCGACACTTGACCGGTGAGTTCAACGTCAGCAATCCCCACCGTGGACCTGCGCAACGTGCCACGAATTCTCGCGACCCTTTCCCTCAAAGGTGGGGTCGGCAAAACCAGTGTTGTGCTCGGTCTTGCCGGTGCCGCAGCTGAACGTGGTCTGCGCGTGCTGGTTGTGGACCTTGACCCGCAGGCAAACGCCACCGCCTCGCTGGACCCACTTCGGACCCCGTACACGACTTCCGACGTGCTCTACGACGGGCGGACCGGGGTCGCCGCCGATGCTGTCGTCGAGTCTGCCTGGAGCCCGCTGGTCCGATTGGTTCCCAGCGAACGAGCACTTGAGCACCGGGCGACCCCGTCAGGACCCGATTCGTCACGGCGCCTGCGGCACGCGCTGGAGGGCGTCACCGATGAGTACGACGTCGTCCTCATTGACTGCCCGCCATCACTCGGGGAATTGACTCGCAATGCGCTCAACGCCGCGGACGCGGCACTAGTCGTCACAGAGCCTTCCTACTTCGCGGTGCAGGGAGCAGAGCAGGCACTGGAGGCCGTATCGGTTGTCGCCAAGAGTGGCAACCCCGGTTTGCGTGCTGCGGGGATCGTCGCCAATCGGGTCCGGCCTACCTTGCCCGAGCACGTCTACCGCATGGACGAGATGCGCGCGGCGTTTGGTGACCTCATCCTCGGTGGCCTGCCCGACCGCTCAGCGGTGCAACAGGCCCAAGGTGCTTGCACGCCCGTCCAGCGCTGGCAGAGCAACGGTGCCGCCGACATCTGCCGAGCGCTGGACGTTTTGCACGTTCACCTCTTCGGCGACAGCACGCGGGTCGAAACGTCACCGGTTACTCCTCGAGCCGGGATCTCCGCCAGCGACTCGGCACTGCGCTCGATCCCGACCGCGATGGAGCAGCGATGACTAACCCCGGACCGCGTCCAGCACTGCGCAAGGCTCCCGACGCCGACTTACATCCGGCAGAGGCCGACAAGTCGCGTCAGGCCGTCGTCATCGATCTGGCCGAACGGTCCATCGGTCTACCTGACGCCCCGCGCACTTCCAGCAACCGGGCCCACCCGTCG
The window above is part of the Candidatus Nanopelagicales bacterium genome. Proteins encoded here:
- a CDS encoding FAD-binding domain-containing protein, whose protein sequence is EFYAEVWDANPTSNHTSLDSRFDDVLQIDSGAQADHRFTAWTQGRTGYPFVDAGMRHLRSEGWMHNRVRMVTASFLVKGLHLPWQLGADWFMQRLRDGDTASNQHGWQWTAGCGTDAAPFYRVFNPVLQGQKFDPDGDYIRRWVPELASFDAKSVHEPWKLAGTLAWPADCEYPERVVDHFVERDEALRRFSALPPRA
- a CDS encoding ParA family protein, translating into MSSTSAIPTVDLRNVPRILATLSLKGGVGKTSVVLGLAGAAAERGLRVLVVDLDPQANATASLDPLRTPYTTSDVLYDGRTGVAADAVVESAWSPLVRLVPSERALEHRATPSGPDSSRRLRHALEGVTDEYDVVLIDCPPSLGELTRNALNAADAALVVTEPSYFAVQGAEQALEAVSVVAKSGNPGLRAAGIVANRVRPTLPEHVYRMDEMRAAFGDLILGGLPDRSAVQQAQGACTPVQRWQSNGAADICRALDVLHVHLFGDSTRVETSPVTPRAGISASDSALRSIPTAMEQR